The Spirosoma foliorum genome has a window encoding:
- a CDS encoding VOC family protein → MTKSKLLRMDNVGIVVESLNETIAFFIELGLKLEGRTMIEGEWAGRVTGLGNQHVEIAMMVTPDGHSRLELSRFLAPPVIADNRNAPVNALGYLRVMFTVEDIDQTLDSHQPTGRPVGW, encoded by the coding sequence ATGACCAAAAGCAAATTGCTACGCATGGATAATGTTGGCATTGTGGTAGAATCCCTCAATGAGACTATCGCTTTTTTTATCGAGCTTGGCCTCAAACTCGAAGGGCGAACTATGATAGAAGGTGAATGGGCCGGTCGCGTAACTGGACTGGGCAACCAACACGTCGAGATCGCTATGATGGTCACCCCCGATGGCCACAGCCGACTCGAACTCTCGCGATTTCTCGCTCCGCCTGTCATCGCAGATAACCGGAACGCTCCTGTGAATGCGCTGGGCTACCTGCGGGTCATGTTCACCGTAGAAGACATCGACCAGACGCTCGACAGTCACCAACCAACTGGGCGCCCAGTTGGTTGGTGA